Proteins encoded together in one Mercenaria mercenaria strain notata chromosome 18, MADL_Memer_1, whole genome shotgun sequence window:
- the LOC123560353 gene encoding glycoprotein 3-alpha-L-fucosyltransferase A-like, with the protein MYNRNRTFEILWYNPPPFIRVHRKYAMDCGFKRCKYNNCKMSFGRTDANKSQAIIFDGRKMPRQLRFTRPDGQVWIFAAHESPLTYGAGGNWWYKNTEYKFNWTMTYDRDNTDIFLPYGEILKRKHEERRDFKSIAQNKNKTLLMIASHCRTHSKRQEYVNELKKYIDVDILGSCGKKWNCGTHFTHDENCFQILNTTYKFYLAFENALCHQYITEKFYENFNYDLIMLTRGGSKGESKILFPKGTYIATDDFKSIKDLGTYLKNLTVNEYAALLKRKSQFYSPGYLQVYQRAMCNICERMNFKSIYSKTIENITNWAFGSQPCLKSQDVADI; encoded by the coding sequence ATGTATAACAGAAACAGGACGTTTGAAATACTTTGGTATAATCCGCCTCCTTTTATTAGAGTTCATCGCAAGTACGCTATGGACTGTGGATTTAAAAGATGTAAATACAACAACTGCAAAATGAGTTTTGGTAGAACAGATGCAAACAAAAGCCAGGCAATTATATTTGATGGCCGAAAAATGCCACGACAGCTTAGATTTACACGTCCAGACGGCCAAGTTTGGATTTTTGCGGCTCACGAGTCCCCGCTTACATACGGCGCTGGTGGCAATTGGTGGTATAAAAATACAGAATATAAATTCAATTGGACAATGACCTATGACAGGGATAACACAGACATATTTCTACCATATGGAGAAATACTAAAACGCAAACATGAGGAAAGGAGAGATTTCAAGTCAATAgcccaaaataaaaacaagacacTTTTGATGATAGCATCACACTGCAGAACACACTCGAAAAGACAAGAGTATGTTAACGAATTGAAGAAATATATTGATGTAGACATCTTGGGAAGTTGTGGTAAAAAGTGGAACTGTGGAACTCATTTCACACATGATGAAAACtgctttcaaattttgaatacaacttacaaattttatttagcaTTTGAGAATGCCTTATGTCATCAATATATCACTGAAAAATTTTACGAAAATTTCAACTACGATCTGATAATGTTGACACGTGGCGGTAGTAAGGGAGAATCGAAAATATTGTTTCCCAAAGGAACATATATAGCAACAGACGATTTCAAGTCAATCAAGGATCTTGGAACCTACTTGAAAAATCTTACCGTCAATGAATATGCTGCACTGCTTAAACGAAAGAGTCAGTTTTATTCACCAGGGTATTTACAAGTCTATCAAAGAGCTATGTGTAATATATGTGAAAGAATGAATTTCAAGAGCATATATTCAAAAACTATTGAAAACATTACAAATTGGGCATTTGGATCTCAGCCTTGTCTGAAATCTCAAGATGTTGCAGACATTTGA